One segment of Anopheles stephensi strain Indian chromosome 3, UCI_ANSTEP_V1.0, whole genome shotgun sequence DNA contains the following:
- the LOC118511678 gene encoding ERC protein 2-like produces the protein MNAEAHSQAQEADQVLRDIALKNLQLRRLTSVLLVDSEFLRLCDTFDEAKRTFERAAADNVVDRFSIDSDTEEDIIALLELKIKILQRSGKSCLQRIIKYNDARKEDTPELQEAQFKDRLQTALVQLNKSHRRFRQGVLDISWSVGDIRQLQDIESRLQKTDFLHSIVCKNHLNCLQVLQSTNLDNTIELSCVRLRFAVNSFLVFALVQLCELLDTMESEESVRRMHSKLQDEIRRSLNDIQVNEEELASLRQKLFTSADSLTAQRTIAIEQREKQGLDLQEHLRTIDLLELDREEIEGRVTRLIEEREEIQKQLDERRRLLHDGMREIVRLERLIEQIEREMSERTAKFQQEAQRLEQRRLDILNDKTLSPEERARLLAECDAELLELRQSHTSNINLLEARCDELKRLSKSLATDVETFRDEVARKHRDQLAELERQKLLATTPSQIALIEAQIQLQQAEFNENLTMLSRAQARPEYFFDEHGRYYFNEAGERIYKRDSYASEYCLGPDGEMVKISSALSLQTDENGVYFIDKFGQKIYQQQHFADAAGEYYLDASGTRVYTGKSTEPMLSASSKFPSPFERTQPPQPTGSTESSGADGEFLPESESMQELRGRVANDVAYIEETVGVALRKGLAALSRTRPDDPIGYLADYLALFQKNAMETKRRQQLLERLRLEESDCRAESRI, from the exons ATGAATGCAGAAGCTCACTCGCAAGCACAGGAAGCCGACCAAGTGCTGCGTGATATTGCGCTCAAGAACCTACAGCTCCGTCGGCTCACCAGTGTCCTGTTGGTTGATTCCGAGTTTCTGCGTCTTTGCGACACGTTCGACGAAGCGAAGCGTACCTTTGAGCGGGCTGCTGCTGATAACGTGGTTGATCGATTTTCCATCGATAGTGACACGGAGGAGGATATTATTGCGTTACTGGAACTAAAGATTAAAATTTTGCAGCGTTCGGGGAAAAGTTGTTTGCAACGCATTATCAAATACAACGACGCACGAAAGGAAGATACACCGGAATTGCAGGAAGCACAGTTCAAGGATCGGCTACAGAC AGCACTTGTACAACTTAACAAAAGTCACAGACGTTTTCGGCAGGGCGTTTTGGACATTAGTTGGAGTGTTGGTGATATACGCCAACTTCAGGATATCGAGTCTCGCCTGCAAAAGACAGATTTCTTGCATAGTATTGTGTGCAAAAACCATTTGAACTGCTTGCAAGTCCTGCAATCTACGAACCTTGACAACACCATTGAGCTTAGCTGTGTTCGGTTACGGTTCGCGGTAAATtcctttttagtttttgcaCTCGTTCAGCTGTGTGAGCTTCTGGACACGATGGAAAGTGAAGAGAGCGTCCGCCGAATGCATTCAAAGCTACAGGACGAGATACGCCGCTCGTTGAATGATATCCAGGTGAACGAAGAAGAGCTGGCATCGCTTCGTCAGAAACTGTTCACCTCCGCCGATAGTCTTACGGCACAGCGAACCATCGCGATTGAGCAGCGCGAAAAGCAAGGTCTCGATCTGCAGGAACATCTGCGTACTATCGACCTGCTGGAACTAGATCGTGAGGAAATTGAAGGCCGCGTTACCCGACTGATCGAAGAAAGGGAGGAAATCCAGAAGCAGTTGGACGAGCGCCGACGCCTGCTTCACGATGGTATGCGTGAGATTGTACGCCTAGAGCGTCTGATCGAGCAGATCGAGCGGGAAATGTCGGAACGCACGGCAAAGTTCCAGCAGGAAGCGCAACGGCTCGAACAGCGACGGCTGGACATTCTCAACGATAAAACCCTCAGTCCCGAAGAACGAGCTCGATTGTTGGCTGAGTGTGATGCAGAGCTGCTTGAGCTGCGTCAATCACACACCAGCAACATTAATCTGCTTGAAGCTCGCTGCGATGAACTGAAACGTCTGTCCAAAAGTCTCGCCACAGACGTCGAAACCTTTCGTGACGAGGTGGCACGAAAGCATCGTGATCAACTTGCGGAGCTGGAAAGGCAGAAGCTCCTGGCTACTACTCCTTCCCAGATAGCGCTGATAGAGGCACAGATCCAGCTGCAGCAGGCCGAATTCAACGAGAATCTCACCATGTTGAGTCGTGCCCAAGCTCGCCCAGAGTACTTCTTCGACGAACATGGACGCTACTATTTCAACGAAGCTGGCGAACGCATTTACAAGCGAGATTCCTATGCGTCTGAGTATTGCCTAGGACCGGACGGTGAAATGGTTAAGATTTCGTCCGCCCTCAGCCTACAGACGGACGAAAATGGCGTTTACTTTATTGATAAATTCGGACAGAAAATTTACCAGCAACAACACTTTGCCGACGCGGCTGGCGAATACTATCTCGATGCAAGCGGTACACGTGTTTACACCGGAAAGTCGACTGAGCCAATGTTGAGTGCATCCAGCAAATTCCCGTCTCCGTTCGAACGTACCCAACCACCTCAACCCACCGGTTCGACAGAATCATCCGGTGCAGATGGCGAATTTCTGCCGGAGTCCGAATCAATGCAAGAGCTGCGAGGACGTGTTGCAAACGATGTGGCTTACATTGAAGAAACCGTGGGAGTTGCGTTGCGGAAAGGGCTGGCAGCACTTTCCCGCACCCGACCGGACGATCCTATCGGGTATCTGGCGGATTACTTGGCGCTGTTTCAAAAGAACGCAATGGAAACAAAGCGGCGACAGCAGCTGCTCGAAAGGCTTCGCTTAGAGGAAAGTGATTGTAGAGCGGAAAGCCGGATATAA